Proteins co-encoded in one Opitutus terrae PB90-1 genomic window:
- the fabF gene encoding beta-ketoacyl-ACP synthase II, with product MDTSPDSRRVVITGLGAIHGLGHEVASFWAGLVAGRPGVHRVTAFDPTDFACQIGAEVRDWDAAQHMDPKEARRNDRYTHFGFVAALQAVRDAALDPAREDLDRVGVVIGSGIGGMNTYESQLRVLAERGPRKVSAFTIPSLIGNICSGLVAIELGARGPNFGVVSACATGTHAIGEAAHMIRRGDADVMIAGGSEASITPFAYASFCAMKAMSTRNDSPETASRPFDRDRDGFVMGEGAGILVLESLAHARARGAKIYCELAGYAATCDAHHITQPDPEGKGLSMAMKRALASAGAAPESVDYINAHGTSTPYNDRFETLAIKQIFGEHARKLAVSSTKSMTGHLLGAAGGIESVICAKIIETGTLPPTINLANPDPECDLDYVPNQARPASVRTVLSNNLGFGGQNAAAVFRKI from the coding sequence ATGGATACATCCCCTGATTCCCGTCGCGTCGTGATCACCGGCTTGGGTGCCATCCACGGGCTCGGACACGAGGTCGCCTCGTTCTGGGCCGGGCTGGTGGCTGGGCGGCCGGGTGTGCACCGCGTCACCGCGTTCGATCCCACGGATTTCGCCTGCCAGATCGGCGCGGAGGTCCGCGACTGGGACGCGGCGCAGCACATGGACCCGAAGGAGGCGCGGCGCAACGATCGCTACACGCATTTCGGCTTTGTGGCCGCGCTGCAGGCGGTCCGTGATGCCGCGCTCGACCCTGCGCGCGAGGACCTCGATCGCGTCGGCGTAGTGATCGGCTCCGGCATCGGCGGGATGAACACTTACGAATCGCAGCTGCGCGTGCTGGCCGAGCGTGGGCCGCGCAAGGTGTCGGCGTTCACCATCCCCTCGCTGATCGGCAACATCTGCTCCGGGCTCGTGGCGATCGAGCTGGGCGCGCGCGGACCGAATTTCGGCGTCGTGTCGGCCTGCGCCACGGGCACGCACGCGATTGGCGAGGCGGCGCACATGATTCGGCGCGGCGATGCCGACGTGATGATCGCCGGCGGCAGCGAGGCGTCGATCACGCCTTTCGCTTACGCCAGCTTCTGCGCGATGAAAGCGATGAGCACGCGCAACGACTCACCGGAGACGGCGAGCCGGCCGTTCGACCGCGACCGCGACGGGTTCGTGATGGGCGAGGGCGCGGGTATTCTCGTGCTGGAGTCGCTGGCGCATGCCCGCGCGCGGGGCGCGAAGATCTATTGCGAGCTGGCGGGGTACGCCGCGACCTGCGACGCCCACCACATCACGCAACCGGATCCCGAGGGCAAGGGGCTCTCGATGGCGATGAAGCGCGCCCTGGCGAGCGCCGGCGCGGCACCGGAGAGCGTCGACTACATCAATGCGCACGGCACCAGCACGCCTTACAACGACCGGTTCGAAACGCTGGCGATCAAGCAAATCTTCGGCGAACACGCGCGAAAGCTGGCGGTGAGTTCGACCAAGTCGATGACCGGACACCTGCTCGGCGCGGCGGGCGGAATCGAGTCGGTGATCTGCGCGAAGATCATTGAGACCGGCACGCTGCCGCCTACAATCAATCTGGCGAATCCCGATCCCGAATGTGATCTCGACTACGTTCCGAATCAGGCGCGTCCCGCGTCGGTGCGGACCGTGTTGAGCAACAACCTCGGCTTCGGCGGCCAGAACGCCGCCGCGGTGTTCCGGAAGATCTGA